In the Ursus arctos isolate Adak ecotype North America unplaced genomic scaffold, UrsArc2.0 scaffold_19, whole genome shotgun sequence genome, one interval contains:
- the CAPNS2 gene encoding calpain small subunit 2, producing MFLAKALLEGADRGLGEALGGLLGGGGQRRGGGGGGGGRNIGGLVGGIVNFISEAAAAQYTPEPPPTQQHFTNVEASESEEVRRFRQQFAQLAGPDMEVGATDLMNILNKVLSKHKDLKTDGFSLDTCRSIVSVMDSDTTGKLGFEEFKYLWNNIRKWQCVYKQYDRDRSGSLGSSQLRGALQAAGFQLNEQLYQMIVRRYAEEDGSMDFNNFISCLVRLDAMFRAFRSLDRDTDGLVQVSLQEWLQLTMYS from the coding sequence ATGTTTCTCGCAAAGGCTTTATTGGAAGGGGCCGATCGAGGGCTTGGAGAAGCTCTTGGAGgccttcttggaggaggtggtcagagaagaggaggtggaggaggaggagggggacgAAACATCGGAGGGCTAGTTGGAGGAATTGTGAATTTCATCAGCGAGGCCGCAGCCGCTCAGTACACCCCAGAACCGCCGCCCACTCAGCAACATTTCACCAACGTGGAGGCCAGCGAAAGTGAGGAAGTTCGTCGGTTTCGGCAACAGTTTGCACAGCTAGCAGGACCGGACATGGAGGTGGGTGCCACCGACCTCATGAATATTCTCAACAAAGTCCTTTCTAAGCACAAGGACCTGAAGACCGACGGCTTTAGTCTTGACACCTGCCGGAGCATCGTGTCTGTGATGGACAGCGACACGACGGGCAAGCTGGGCTTCGAAGAATTTAAGTACCTCTGGAACAACATCAGGAAATGGCAGTGCGTCTATAAGCAATATGACAGGGACCGTTCTGGGTCcctgggaagttctcagctgcgCGGGGCTCTGCAGGCCGCGGGTTTCCAGCTAAATGAGCAACTTTACCAAATGATCGTCCGCCGATACGCCGAGGAGGACGGCAGCATGGATTTCAACAACTTCATCAGCTGCCTGGTCCGCCTGGATGCCATGTTCCGTGCCTTCAGATCCCTGGACAGAGACACAGACGGCCTGGTTCAAGTGTCCCTCCAAGAATGGCTGCAGCTGACCATGTATTCCTGA